A section of the Streptomyces sp. V3I8 genome encodes:
- a CDS encoding hydrolase, translated as MSLWTSLEPASATVDPGGSTTVRLRLRNTGDVVDEYRFEAVGALAPWTAVEPQTLRLYPGTTGSVDLTFAPPRTPDATAGPNPYAVRITPTEHPEATTVPEGNLTITPFTELRAELVPPTVKGRFRGRPKLAVDNLGNTKLTASIGGSDNGDQLSYDIHPSNVQIEPGRAAFVKTTLKPRQIIWFGSKEDRPYTLAVQRSGVKPLDVAGMYVQRGFLPRWLATFLGIFVALAITFVMLWIAYQPRVTSAAREKLQEAGVSTLAPSSPSASPPPPPTPTVAATTPPAAPSTQPASGGGGGGGPAGGGEEKETEAPERTAATAVRELAADDPSGRHICYRAYAKGKGWTNAVCDGETAGTVGEKTPLKALNIAVAGAKGTAGAAFVHDPGSTNGQGHYDAPWSGVADGIDNYIGSTKKDAPDLLGFTINVDNGGGPVCQTVHVHDAAWLGLGCDDPKSGENFIFGGTLNNDLWLEAVKFTV; from the coding sequence GTGAGCCTTTGGACTTCCCTGGAGCCCGCCTCCGCGACCGTGGACCCGGGTGGCAGTACGACGGTGCGGCTGCGTCTGCGCAACACCGGCGACGTGGTGGACGAGTACCGCTTCGAGGCCGTCGGGGCGCTGGCGCCCTGGACGGCCGTGGAGCCCCAGACGTTGCGGCTCTACCCCGGCACGACGGGTTCGGTGGACCTGACGTTCGCGCCGCCGCGTACGCCCGACGCGACGGCGGGGCCCAACCCGTACGCGGTGCGGATCACGCCGACCGAGCATCCGGAGGCGACCACCGTCCCCGAGGGCAACCTCACCATCACTCCCTTCACGGAGCTGCGGGCGGAGTTGGTGCCGCCGACCGTGAAGGGGCGGTTCCGTGGTCGGCCGAAGCTGGCGGTGGACAACCTCGGCAACACGAAGCTGACGGCCTCGATCGGCGGCAGCGACAACGGCGACCAGTTGTCGTACGACATCCATCCGTCGAACGTGCAGATCGAGCCGGGGCGTGCGGCGTTCGTGAAGACGACGCTCAAGCCGCGGCAGATCATCTGGTTCGGTTCGAAGGAGGACCGGCCCTACACCCTGGCTGTGCAGCGGTCGGGTGTGAAGCCGCTGGACGTGGCGGGTATGTACGTCCAGCGGGGCTTCCTGCCGCGCTGGCTGGCGACTTTCCTCGGGATCTTCGTGGCATTGGCGATCACTTTTGTGATGCTGTGGATCGCCTACCAGCCCAGGGTCACCAGCGCCGCCCGGGAGAAGCTCCAGGAGGCCGGCGTCAGCACCCTGGCGCCCAGCAGCCCCAGCGCGTCGCCGCCCCCGCCGCCCACTCCCACCGTCGCCGCCACGACACCCCCGGCCGCCCCCTCGACGCAGCCCGCGAGCGGTGGCGGCGGCGGTGGGGGACCGGCGGGTGGGGGCGAGGAGAAGGAGACCGAGGCCCCCGAGCGGACCGCGGCGACCGCCGTCCGGGAACTGGCCGCGGACGACCCGAGCGGGCGGCACATCTGCTACCGGGCCTACGCGAAGGGCAAGGGCTGGACGAACGCCGTCTGCGACGGCGAGACGGCCGGCACGGTGGGCGAGAAGACGCCGCTCAAGGCCCTCAACATCGCCGTGGCCGGCGCGAAGGGCACGGCGGGCGCCGCCTTCGTCCACGACCCGGGATCGACCAACGGGCAGGGGCACTACGACGCGCCGTGGTCCGGTGTCGCCGACGGCATCGACAACTACATCGGCAGCACCAAGAAGGACGCGCCGGATCTGCTGGGCTTCACCATCAACGTCGACAACGGGGGCGGGCCCGTGTGCCAGACCGTGCACGTCCATGACGCGGCGTGGCTCGGCCTGGGGTGCGACGACCCGAAGTCCGGGGAGAACTTCATCTTCGGCGGAACCCTGAACAACGACCTGTGGCTCGAGGCGGTCAAGTTCACGGTGTGA
- a CDS encoding DUF4255 domain-containing protein, with the protein MIHEVDEVLKRLLGGGALAGSGIDISFDAPTRDWAARRNAPSVNAYLYDIREDVSRRQRGQISVRDERDIVVRRRQPPRWFRLSYLVTAWTKQAQDEHRLLSAVLATMLPRELLTPDELPGPLGALGLSVPLTVAGLHTESRSLAEIWSALGGELKPSLDLVVTVPFPAFPEYDVGPPVTEGAVVRVRGTDGTLEGSQERAHLPRHLKSSPAAGTRKNTGERQK; encoded by the coding sequence GTGATCCACGAGGTGGACGAGGTCCTCAAGCGGCTGCTCGGGGGCGGTGCACTGGCCGGCTCCGGCATCGACATCTCCTTCGACGCCCCGACCCGCGACTGGGCGGCCCGGCGCAACGCGCCCTCCGTCAACGCCTACCTGTACGACATCCGTGAGGACGTCTCCCGGCGTCAGCGCGGCCAGATCTCCGTGCGCGACGAGCGTGACATCGTGGTGCGCCGCCGCCAGCCACCCCGCTGGTTCCGGCTGTCGTACCTGGTCACCGCCTGGACCAAGCAGGCCCAGGACGAACACCGGCTGCTCTCCGCCGTGCTGGCGACCATGCTGCCCCGCGAGCTGCTCACCCCGGACGAACTGCCGGGCCCCCTGGGCGCGCTGGGCCTCTCCGTGCCGCTCACGGTGGCCGGGCTGCACACCGAGTCGCGGTCCCTCGCCGAGATCTGGTCCGCCCTGGGCGGCGAACTGAAACCGTCGCTGGACCTCGTGGTCACCGTGCCCTTCCCGGCCTTCCCCGAGTACGACGTCGGTCCCCCGGTCACGGAGGGCGCGGTCGTCCGCGTACGCGGCACCGACGGCACGCTGGAGGGGTCGCAGGAGCGTGCGCACCTGCCCCGGCACCTCAAGTCCTCGCCGGCCGCGGGGACGCGCAAGAACACCGGAGAACGGCAGAAGTGA
- a CDS encoding DUF6760 family protein: MTYATDRLHEEIAYVAYHFHWSLETILDLEHQDRRRYTEQIASLVTRGRAEG; encoded by the coding sequence GTGACGTACGCGACCGACCGGCTGCACGAGGAGATCGCGTACGTCGCCTACCACTTCCACTGGAGCCTGGAGACGATCCTGGACCTCGAACACCAGGACCGCCGCCGCTACACGGAACAGATCGCGTCCCTGGTGACCCGGGGCAGGGCGGAGGGCTGA
- a CDS encoding LuxR C-terminal-related transcriptional regulator, translating into MRSSFGTAAPGTVEPESRIPVAVHASDPITREGALSQLRQHAVIDLREETGTGPDTVALLITETLDETALSRLRRLVRSEGARAVLVVSVIRETELLDVIECGVGAIVWRHEATAHRLVQAVIAASRGDGDLPADLLGRLFSQVGSLHRTASSHPGAPASGLAPREVDVLRLVAEGLDTGEIAGKLSYSERTVKNVMHGLTTRLHLRNRAHAVAHALREGYI; encoded by the coding sequence TTGCGCAGTTCGTTTGGGACCGCGGCTCCGGGCACGGTCGAGCCCGAGTCCCGCATACCGGTGGCGGTCCACGCCTCGGATCCGATCACCCGCGAAGGAGCGCTCAGCCAGCTGCGGCAGCACGCGGTGATCGACCTCCGCGAGGAGACCGGGACCGGGCCGGACACCGTGGCCCTGCTGATCACCGAGACGCTGGACGAGACCGCGCTCTCCCGGCTGCGCAGACTGGTGCGCAGCGAGGGCGCCCGGGCCGTGCTGGTCGTGAGCGTGATCCGCGAGACCGAGCTCCTGGACGTCATCGAGTGCGGGGTCGGAGCCATCGTGTGGCGCCACGAGGCCACCGCGCACCGGCTGGTGCAGGCCGTCATCGCGGCCTCCCGCGGCGACGGCGACCTGCCCGCCGATCTGCTCGGCCGGCTCTTCAGCCAGGTCGGCTCGCTGCACCGCACGGCGAGCAGCCACCCCGGTGCCCCCGCTTCGGGACTCGCACCGCGTGAGGTGGATGTGCTGAGACTCGTCGCCGAGGGACTCGACACCGGGGAGATCGCCGGCAAGCTGTCCTACTCCGAACGCACCGTCAAGAACGTGATGCACGGGCTCACCACCCGGCTGCATCTGCGCAACCGGGCGCATGCCGTGGCCCATGCGTTGCGGGAAGGCTACATCTGA
- a CDS encoding RICIN domain-containing protein, whose protein sequence is MSLWTSLEPASATVDPGGSTTVRLRLRNTGDVVDEYRFEAVGDLAPWTAVEPQVLRLYPGTTGSVDLTFAPPRTPDATAGPNPYAVRITPTEHPEATTVPEGNLTITPFTELRAELVPPTVKGRFRGRPKLAVDNLGNTKLTASIGGSDNGDQLSYDIHPSNVQIEPGRAAFVKTTLKPRQIIWFGSKEDRPYTLAVQRSGVKPLDVAGTYVQRGFLPRWLATFLGIFVALAITFVMLWIAYQPRVSSAAREKLQEAGVSTLAPSPSPTPEAPKAPSAEPVASPTAAPEASGDGGGGAGDPQPKPKEKDKPKSVVPATEILLRNPTTKMCADLPGREKGKATGRVQQATCTGKTEEDNQLWNLEVRYPELGPGGTALFQIRNVKDQLCMDLPNAGAQPVQVGIYESECAGTPADNDLWWIDKQESGAYWIRNFASNNKCLDVAGFSTGGVDAHLTLYHCSNSDDQEWQIIHPSED, encoded by the coding sequence GTGAGCCTTTGGACTTCCCTGGAACCCGCCTCCGCGACCGTGGACCCGGGTGGCAGTACGACGGTGCGGCTGCGTCTGCGCAACACCGGCGACGTGGTGGACGAGTACCGCTTCGAGGCGGTCGGTGATCTGGCGCCCTGGACGGCGGTGGAACCGCAGGTCCTGCGTCTGTATCCGGGGACGACGGGCTCGGTGGACCTGACGTTCGCGCCGCCACGTACGCCCGACGCGACGGCGGGGCCCAACCCGTACGCGGTGCGGATCACCCCGACCGAACATCCGGAGGCGACCACCGTCCCCGAGGGCAACCTCACCATCACCCCTTTCACGGAGCTGCGGGCGGAGCTGGTGCCCCCGACGGTGAAGGGCCGTTTCCGCGGACGTCCGAAGCTGGCCGTGGACAACCTCGGCAACACGAAACTCACCGCCTCGATCGGCGGCAGCGACAACGGCGACCAGCTGTCGTACGACATCCATCCGTCGAACGTGCAGATCGAGCCGGGGCGTGCGGCGTTCGTGAAGACGACGCTCAAGCCACGGCAGATCATCTGGTTCGGCTCGAAGGAGGACCGGCCCTACACCCTGGCCGTACAGCGGTCGGGTGTGAAGCCACTGGACGTGGCGGGCACCTACGTGCAGCGGGGCTTCCTCCCCCGCTGGCTCGCCACCTTCCTGGGCATCTTCGTGGCACTGGCGATCACCTTCGTGATGCTGTGGATCGCCTACCAGCCCAGAGTCAGCAGCGCCGCCCGGGAGAAGCTCCAGGAAGCCGGCGTCAGCACCCTGGCGCCCTCCCCCTCACCGACGCCCGAGGCGCCGAAGGCCCCGTCCGCCGAGCCGGTGGCCTCCCCGACCGCCGCCCCGGAGGCGTCCGGCGACGGCGGAGGAGGGGCGGGGGACCCGCAGCCGAAGCCGAAGGAGAAGGACAAGCCCAAGAGCGTGGTGCCCGCGACCGAGATCCTGCTGCGGAACCCGACCACCAAGATGTGCGCCGACCTTCCGGGCCGCGAGAAGGGCAAGGCGACCGGCCGCGTACAGCAGGCCACCTGCACCGGGAAGACGGAGGAGGACAACCAGCTCTGGAACCTGGAGGTGCGCTACCCGGAGCTGGGTCCCGGCGGCACCGCCCTCTTCCAGATCCGCAACGTCAAGGACCAGCTCTGCATGGACCTGCCGAACGCCGGGGCCCAGCCGGTCCAGGTGGGGATATACGAGTCCGAATGCGCCGGCACGCCTGCCGACAACGATCTGTGGTGGATCGACAAGCAGGAGAGCGGCGCCTACTGGATCCGCAACTTCGCCAGCAACAACAAGTGCCTGGACGTCGCCGGGTTCAGCACCGGTGGCGTCGACGCGCACCTGACGCTCTACCACTGCTCCAACAGCGATGACCAGGAGTGGCAGATCATCCACCCCTCCGAGGACTGA
- a CDS encoding ATP-binding protein — protein MSDALLLRLSRLRDRVAELVEERGAGDPTAGDPLRGLYLSDEAVRHLLESRATPPPYTSAFEDRKDRKDRKDREHSGHIEGIEGEAGKTGEAGQEGEAGEGATARHAPPADRLELLATRLGLPELDLRILLIALAPDLDRSFEPLYGYLNDDVSRRRATTGLALDLCGLPVHLAWARARFHPSAPLTALGLLSVEEPERPFLSRSLRVPDRLVAHLLGDDTLDPALVGHVHPLAAASGSHDGEFTAKLADRLTAAPLTVYLREHREGDGLAGAAAALWTAGFEALHYTGPEDRVPELLREARLRGAAVVASALPERPGPFIRQLSDAGVPVLLTGSRPYDPQWCERDPLVLDAPRQRAGAVEAWSAALRQQPDFDLAAVVAPYRLGGDRILRAAHAAEDLACFDGTPVTAAHLRLGARQQSASGLEQHARRIRPDVGWQDLVLPDKPLVELHELALRARHRDQVLGEWRLSAGGGRGHGVLGLFAGESGTGKTLSAEVVAAELGLDLYVVQLSSIVDKYVGETEKNLERIFTEADRTDAVLLFDEADAVFGKRSEVKDSHDKHANMESAYLLQRLESFDGIALLTTNLRANIDEAFTRRLDLVIDFPFPDPEQRLALWRHSLAAVPCADDTDPSSVARDFELAGGSIRSAVVTAAYAAVGRGAPVTTVDLREGAEREYRKAGRLVPGEGNW, from the coding sequence ATGTCCGACGCGCTCCTCCTGCGCCTGTCCCGACTGCGCGACCGCGTCGCCGAGCTGGTCGAGGAGCGCGGCGCCGGCGACCCCACGGCCGGCGACCCGCTGCGCGGCCTCTACCTCTCCGACGAGGCCGTACGGCACCTCCTGGAGTCCAGGGCGACCCCGCCCCCGTACACCTCCGCCTTCGAGGACCGCAAGGACCGCAAGGACCGCAAGGACCGCGAGCACTCCGGGCACATCGAGGGCATCGAGGGCGAGGCGGGCAAGACGGGCGAGGCGGGTCAGGAAGGTGAGGCGGGGGAGGGGGCGACCGCCCGGCACGCGCCGCCGGCCGACCGGCTGGAGCTGCTCGCGACGCGGCTCGGGCTCCCCGAGCTGGACCTGCGGATCCTGCTCATCGCCCTCGCACCCGACCTGGACCGCTCCTTCGAGCCGCTGTACGGATACCTCAACGACGACGTCAGCCGGCGCCGGGCCACCACCGGGCTCGCCCTCGACCTGTGCGGGCTGCCCGTGCACCTCGCGTGGGCGCGGGCCCGGTTCCACCCCTCCGCGCCGCTCACCGCACTCGGCCTGCTGAGTGTCGAGGAACCCGAACGCCCCTTCCTGAGCCGGTCGTTGCGCGTACCCGACCGGCTCGTCGCCCATCTGCTCGGCGACGACACCCTGGACCCCGCGCTCGTCGGCCACGTCCACCCGCTCGCGGCGGCCTCCGGCTCGCACGACGGCGAGTTCACCGCCAAGCTCGCCGACCGGCTGACCGCCGCACCCCTCACCGTCTACCTGCGCGAACACCGCGAGGGCGACGGACTCGCCGGTGCCGCCGCCGCCCTGTGGACCGCGGGATTCGAAGCCCTGCACTACACGGGTCCCGAGGACCGCGTACCCGAGCTCCTGCGCGAGGCCCGGCTGCGCGGCGCCGCCGTCGTCGCCTCCGCCCTGCCGGAGCGGCCCGGCCCGTTCATCCGGCAGCTGTCGGACGCGGGCGTGCCCGTGCTGCTCACCGGTTCGCGTCCGTACGACCCCCAGTGGTGCGAGCGCGACCCGCTGGTCCTGGACGCGCCCCGGCAGCGGGCGGGCGCGGTGGAGGCCTGGTCGGCCGCCTTGCGGCAGCAGCCGGACTTCGACCTCGCGGCCGTCGTCGCCCCCTACCGGCTCGGCGGCGACCGCATCCTGCGCGCCGCGCACGCCGCCGAGGACCTCGCCTGCTTCGACGGCACCCCGGTGACCGCCGCCCATCTGCGGCTCGGCGCCCGGCAGCAGTCCGCCTCGGGACTCGAACAGCATGCCCGCCGGATCAGGCCCGACGTGGGCTGGCAGGACCTCGTCCTGCCCGACAAGCCCCTCGTGGAACTGCACGAACTGGCCCTGCGCGCCCGCCACCGCGATCAGGTGCTCGGCGAATGGCGGCTCAGCGCCGGCGGCGGCCGGGGCCACGGCGTCCTCGGACTCTTCGCGGGCGAGTCCGGCACCGGCAAGACCCTGTCGGCGGAGGTCGTCGCCGCCGAACTGGGCCTCGACCTCTACGTGGTGCAGCTCTCCTCGATCGTCGACAAGTACGTGGGCGAGACCGAGAAGAACCTGGAACGGATCTTCACCGAGGCCGACCGCACGGACGCGGTCCTGCTCTTCGACGAGGCGGACGCCGTCTTCGGCAAGCGCTCCGAGGTCAAGGACTCCCACGACAAGCACGCCAACATGGAGAGCGCCTATCTGCTCCAGCGCCTGGAGTCCTTCGACGGCATCGCCCTCCTCACCACCAACCTGCGCGCCAACATCGACGAGGCCTTCACCCGCCGCCTCGACCTGGTGATCGACTTCCCGTTCCCCGATCCCGAACAGCGCCTCGCGCTGTGGCGGCACAGCCTCGCCGCGGTGCCGTGCGCGGACGACACCGACCCGTCGTCGGTCGCCCGTGACTTCGAGCTGGCCGGCGGATCGATCCGCAGCGCCGTCGTCACCGCCGCCTACGCGGCCGTCGGACGCGGCGCCCCGGTCACGACGGTGGATCTGCGGGAGGGCGCCGAACGGGAGTACCGCAAGGCGGGCCGGCTGGTCCCGGGAGAGGGCAACTGGTAG
- a CDS encoding phage tail protein — protein MSLSPGDALTSHNFGLQIDGVMVEYLAEVNGLSIEQDVIKHLSNSAQGRPEVSLMPGVQKDGQCTVVRGMTQSPAFTTWINDSITGQMSTARKNASIIMMDYQNNPVKRYNMRNAWCSKIDASALKAGEAQALTETVTIVFEELVIE, from the coding sequence ATGAGTCTCAGCCCGGGTGACGCCCTCACTTCACATAATTTCGGTCTGCAGATCGACGGCGTGATGGTCGAGTACCTCGCCGAGGTCAACGGCCTCAGCATCGAGCAGGACGTCATCAAGCACCTGTCGAACTCGGCGCAGGGCCGGCCCGAGGTCAGCCTCATGCCCGGCGTCCAGAAGGACGGGCAGTGCACCGTGGTGCGCGGCATGACCCAGTCCCCGGCGTTCACGACCTGGATCAACGACTCGATCACGGGCCAGATGAGCACGGCGCGCAAGAACGCGTCGATCATCATGATGGACTACCAGAACAACCCGGTGAAGCGGTACAACATGCGCAACGCCTGGTGCAGCAAGATCGACGCCAGTGCGCTGAAGGCCGGCGAGGCCCAGGCACTCACCGAGACCGTGACCATCGTCTTCGAAGAACTGGTCATCGAGTAA
- a CDS encoding phage tail sheath subtilisin-like domain-containing protein — protein MPSYLSPGVYVEEVASGSRPIEGVGTSVAAFVGLAPTGPLNEPTLVTNWSQYVAAFGAFTDGFYLAHSVYGFFNNGGSAAYVVRVGGSAEGASGNGVSGNGTASAVGGSAAPAALTAGEPKQLGTFSVTAVAGGSLSVEVADPEGEGPAERFKLIVKDGEKPVETFDVTAKKGGRNYVVTQVKERSKLITVQEAAPTAQLARPENQTVALAAPPASPAPVVPATSDARHPGPAQYLGDSADRTGFGGLEAVDEISMVAVPDLMAAYQRGAIDLEAVKAVQLGLIAHCELMGDRVAVIDPPPSLNAREIRVWRQETAGYDSKYAALYYPWVKVFDPASGQSRLTPPSGHVAGIWARNDFERGVHKAPANEVVRGAVDLELQITRGEQDLLNPIGVNCIRAFPGRGIRVWGARTMSSDPAWRYLNVRRYFNYLEESILLGTQWVVFEPNDHNLWARIRRNVSAFLVNEWRSGALFGQRPEEAFYVKCDEETNTPESVDLGRVICEIGIAPVKPAEFVIFRLAQFSSGSGELEE, from the coding sequence ATGCCGTCCTACCTGTCACCCGGCGTATACGTCGAGGAGGTGGCCAGCGGCTCGCGTCCCATCGAGGGCGTGGGCACGTCGGTGGCGGCCTTCGTCGGGCTCGCCCCGACCGGCCCGCTGAACGAGCCGACCCTGGTGACCAACTGGTCCCAGTACGTCGCGGCCTTCGGTGCCTTCACCGACGGCTTCTACCTCGCGCACTCGGTGTACGGGTTCTTCAACAACGGCGGCAGCGCCGCGTACGTCGTCCGGGTCGGCGGCAGCGCCGAGGGCGCGTCCGGCAACGGGGTGTCCGGCAACGGCACCGCGTCGGCCGTCGGCGGCTCCGCGGCCCCGGCCGCGCTCACCGCGGGCGAGCCCAAGCAGCTCGGCACCTTCAGCGTGACCGCGGTCGCGGGCGGTTCGCTCAGCGTCGAGGTCGCCGACCCCGAGGGCGAGGGCCCCGCCGAGCGCTTCAAGCTGATCGTCAAGGACGGCGAGAAGCCGGTCGAGACCTTCGACGTGACCGCCAAGAAGGGCGGCCGCAACTACGTCGTCACGCAGGTGAAGGAGCGCTCCAAGCTCATCACCGTGCAGGAGGCGGCGCCCACCGCGCAGCTGGCCCGGCCCGAGAACCAGACCGTGGCCCTGGCCGCCCCCCCGGCGTCCCCCGCGCCCGTCGTGCCCGCAACCTCGGACGCCCGGCACCCCGGCCCGGCCCAGTACCTCGGCGACTCCGCCGACCGCACCGGTTTCGGCGGCCTGGAGGCCGTGGACGAGATCTCCATGGTCGCCGTCCCCGACCTGATGGCCGCCTACCAGCGCGGCGCGATCGACCTGGAGGCCGTGAAGGCCGTCCAGCTCGGTCTGATCGCGCACTGCGAGCTGATGGGCGACCGCGTCGCCGTCATCGACCCGCCGCCGAGCCTCAACGCCCGGGAGATCCGCGTCTGGCGCCAGGAGACCGCGGGCTACGACTCCAAGTACGCGGCCCTGTACTACCCCTGGGTGAAGGTCTTCGACCCGGCGAGCGGGCAGTCCCGGCTGACCCCGCCGAGCGGTCACGTCGCCGGCATCTGGGCCCGCAACGACTTCGAGCGCGGTGTGCACAAGGCGCCCGCCAACGAGGTCGTACGCGGCGCGGTGGACCTGGAGCTGCAGATCACCCGCGGCGAGCAGGACCTGCTCAACCCCATCGGCGTCAACTGCATCCGCGCCTTCCCGGGCCGCGGCATCCGCGTCTGGGGCGCCCGCACCATGTCCTCGGACCCGGCCTGGCGCTACCTGAACGTCCGCCGGTACTTCAACTACCTGGAGGAGTCGATCCTGCTCGGCACCCAGTGGGTGGTGTTCGAGCCGAACGACCACAACCTGTGGGCCCGGATCCGGCGCAACGTCTCGGCGTTCCTCGTCAACGAGTGGCGCAGCGGCGCGCTCTTCGGCCAGCGGCCCGAGGAGGCGTTCTACGTCAAGTGCGACGAGGAGACCAACACCCCGGAGTCGGTCGACCTCGGCCGCGTGATCTGCGAGATCGGCATCGCGCCGGTCAAGCCCGCCGAGTTCGTCATCTTCCGGCTGGCGCAGTTCTCCAGCGGCAGCGGCGAGCTGGAGGAGTAG